A part of Thermococcus sp. LS1 genomic DNA contains:
- the thsB gene encoding thermosome subunit beta: MAQLAGQPVVILPEGTQRYVGRDAQRLNILAARIVAETIRTTLGPKGMDKMLVDSLGDIVITNDGATILDEMDIQHPAAKMMVEVAKTQDKEAGDGTTTAVVIAGELLRKAEELLDQNIHPSIIVKGYTMAAEKAQEILDSIARDVDVEDKEVLKKAAVTSITGKAAEEEREYLAEIAVEAVKQVAEKVGDKYKVDLDNIKFEKKEGGSVKETQLIRGVVIDKEVVHPGMPKRVENAKIALINEALEVKETETDAEIRITSPEQLQAFLEQEERMLREMVDKIKEVGANVVFVQKGIDDLAQHYLAKYGIMAVRRVKKSDMEKLAKATGAKIVTNIRDLTSEDLGEAELVEQRKVAGENMIFVEGCKNPKAVTILIRGGTEHVVDEVERALEDAVKVVKDIVEDGKIVAAGGAPEIELAIKLDEYAKEVGGKEQLAIEAFAEALKVIPRTLAENAGLDPVETLVKVIAAHKEKGPTIGVDVFEGEPADMLEKGVIAPVRVTKQAIKSASEAAVMILRIDDVIAASKLEKDKGDKGGDDFGSDLD; the protein is encoded by the coding sequence ATGGCCCAGCTCGCTGGACAGCCGGTCGTTATTCTGCCTGAGGGAACCCAGAGGTATGTTGGAAGGGACGCCCAGAGGCTCAACATCCTGGCCGCTAGAATAGTCGCCGAGACCATCAGGACCACCCTCGGTCCGAAGGGTATGGACAAAATGCTCGTCGACAGCCTCGGCGACATCGTCATCACCAACGACGGTGCCACCATCCTCGACGAGATGGACATACAGCATCCTGCTGCTAAGATGATGGTTGAGGTTGCTAAGACTCAGGATAAGGAGGCTGGTGATGGTACTACTACTGCTGTTGTGATTGCTGGTGAGCTTCTCAGGAAGGCTGAGGAGCTTCTTGACCAGAACATTCACCCGAGCATCATCGTCAAAGGTTACACCATGGCCGCCGAGAAAGCCCAGGAGATACTCGACAGCATCGCTAGGGACGTCGATGTCGAGGACAAGGAGGTCCTCAAGAAGGCTGCCGTGACCTCCATCACCGGTAAGGCCGCCGAGGAGGAGAGGGAGTACCTCGCCGAGATCGCCGTCGAGGCCGTCAAGCAGGTCGCCGAGAAGGTCGGCGACAAGTACAAGGTCGACCTCGACAACATCAAGTTCGAGAAGAAGGAGGGCGGCAGCGTCAAGGAGACCCAGCTCATCAGGGGTGTCGTCATCGACAAGGAGGTCGTCCACCCAGGCATGCCGAAGAGGGTTGAGAACGCTAAGATCGCCCTCATCAACGAGGCCCTCGAGGTCAAGGAGACCGAGACCGACGCCGAGATCAGGATCACCAGCCCGGAGCAGCTCCAGGCCTTCCTCGAGCAGGAGGAGCGCATGCTCAGGGAGATGGTCGACAAGATCAAGGAGGTTGGAGCGAACGTCGTCTTCGTCCAGAAGGGTATTGATGACCTTGCCCAGCACTACCTCGCCAAGTACGGCATAATGGCCGTCAGGAGGGTTAAGAAGAGCGACATGGAGAAGCTCGCCAAGGCCACCGGTGCCAAGATCGTCACCAACATCCGCGACCTCACCAGCGAAGACCTCGGTGAGGCCGAGCTCGTCGAGCAGAGGAAGGTCGCCGGCGAGAACATGATCTTCGTCGAGGGCTGCAAGAACCCGAAGGCCGTCACCATCCTCATCCGCGGTGGAACCGAGCACGTCGTTGACGAGGTCGAGAGGGCCCTTGAGGATGCCGTCAAGGTCGTCAAGGACATCGTCGAGGACGGCAAGATCGTCGCTGCCGGCGGTGCTCCGGAGATCGAGCTCGCCATCAAGCTCGACGAGTACGCCAAGGAGGTCGGCGGCAAGGAGCAGCTCGCCATCGAGGCCTTCGCTGAGGCCCTCAAGGTCATCCCGAGGACCCTCGCCGAGAACGCCGGTCTCGACCCGGTCGAGACCCTCGTGAAGGTCATCGCCGCCCACAAGGAGAAGGGTCCGACCATCGGTGTCGACGTCTTCGAGGGCGAGCCGGCCGACATGCTCGAGAAGGGCGTCATCGCTCCAGTGAGGGTCACCAAGCAGGCCATCAAGAGCGCCAGCGAGGCTGCTGTGATGATCCTCAGGATCGACGACGTCATCGCCGCCAGCAAGCTTGAGAAGGACAAGGGAGACAAGGGTGGCGACGACTTCGGCAGCGACCTTGACTGA
- a CDS encoding ATP-binding cassette domain-containing protein, whose amino-acid sequence MSSIEVRGLSKWYGSKKALSNVSFTVEEGEIVGIIGPNGAGKTTLIRILSCLLKPDSGEVRIFGEGPCEARNLFALLPQDVRAHFYTLTPRDYVYHYLRMRGLSRKNARERANKAMEAFGIDYADELFSTL is encoded by the coding sequence ATGTCCTCCATTGAGGTAAGAGGCCTCTCCAAATGGTACGGCTCAAAAAAGGCCCTCAGCAACGTTTCCTTCACAGTGGAAGAGGGCGAAATAGTGGGAATAATCGGGCCGAATGGAGCGGGAAAGACGACACTGATAAGGATTCTGAGCTGTCTCCTGAAACCCGACTCCGGTGAAGTCAGAATTTTTGGAGAGGGGCCCTGCGAAGCGAGGAACCTTTTTGCACTCCTCCCACAGGACGTTAGGGCCCACTTCTACACTCTAACGCCGAGGGACTACGTTTACCACTACCTCCGCATGCGCGGGCTTTCGAGGAAGAATGCGAGGGAGAGAGCTAATAAGGCGATGGAGGCCTTTGGGATAGACTACGCCGACGAGCTCTTCTCAACCCTCTAG
- a CDS encoding ATP-binding protein, which yields MSELFGRDIEVNRLIRALESNSWVAVLGPRMAGKTSLAVASSKEFARMHGYSTVYIDLRNSTTLREATERILRNLPQGVIKRLRSYLASVQVGGVGIRLKPKASASGALEEALRNLRKTVLILDEVQKVREGLPQFLSALSVAFNENPELLVVFSGSYAGLVRKLFSQTYSDGLYARQPLEITLNPWKRSVAEEFLKRGLAECRVGITENELEDVLWELGTLPGWLSAYGLRRCLGDDHVKALNRVSESAVMEAKRELENLLDGRSSNAPRVIKLLAYGATWSELEKTGISKRALHVLLDSLINDLYVVSKSRIGNRTVYQFTEPSYRKAAQLIELR from the coding sequence GTGAGTGAGTTATTTGGAAGAGATATCGAGGTAAACAGGTTGATCAGAGCACTTGAGTCCAACAGCTGGGTCGCGGTTCTTGGACCGAGGATGGCAGGAAAGACCAGCCTGGCCGTAGCGTCATCCAAGGAGTTTGCCAGAATGCATGGTTATTCTACAGTGTATATCGATTTGAGAAACTCAACAACACTAAGGGAAGCCACGGAGAGAATACTTCGCAATCTGCCTCAGGGAGTGATTAAAAGACTCAGAAGCTACCTTGCTTCTGTCCAGGTTGGAGGTGTTGGAATCAGATTAAAACCTAAGGCTTCTGCATCGGGAGCGCTTGAGGAAGCCCTCAGGAATCTAAGAAAAACCGTCCTTATTTTGGATGAGGTTCAGAAAGTTAGAGAAGGACTGCCCCAGTTCCTCAGTGCTCTGTCCGTTGCATTCAATGAGAACCCAGAGCTTTTAGTTGTCTTTTCAGGTTCATACGCAGGGCTTGTAAGGAAGCTTTTTTCCCAAACGTACTCTGACGGGCTGTACGCAAGACAGCCCCTTGAGATAACGTTGAATCCATGGAAACGAAGCGTTGCTGAGGAGTTTCTCAAAAGAGGACTCGCAGAATGCAGGGTTGGGATAACTGAAAACGAGCTTGAAGACGTTCTGTGGGAACTTGGAACGCTACCCGGCTGGTTGAGTGCCTATGGCCTACGGCGGTGTCTTGGAGATGACCATGTGAAGGCCCTCAACAGGGTTAGCGAAAGTGCCGTGATGGAGGCCAAACGCGAGCTTGAAAATCTATTGGATGGAAGGTCCTCCAACGCCCCAAGGGTTATAAAGCTCCTGGCATATGGAGCGACGTGGAGTGAGCTTGAAAAAACGGGTATTTCAAAGAGGGCACTCCATGTGCTCCTAGATTCCCTGATAAACGACCTCTACGTCGTCTCAAAATCCCGGATTGGAAACAGAACCGTGTACCAGTTTACCGAGCCTTCCTATCGGAAAGCCGCCCAGTTAATTGAACTGAGGTGA
- a CDS encoding VWA domain-containing protein, whose translation MEPREKRLVFPFSAIVGQEKAKLALLCVAVNPLIGGVLLKGDKGTGKSTLVRALANVLPEIEVVADCPFNCNPRNPLEMCDSCYERYERGEELPVAKRKMRVVDLPLSVTIDRLVGTIDVERFLKEGKKALQPGILAEANRGVLYIDEVNLLDDYIADSLLDAAAMGWNTIEREGISFRHPARFILVGSMNPEEGELRPQILDRFGLCVEVSAPMDPEERIEIVKRVEEFHEDPISFYKKYESEEKKLTERIVKARRILPKVEISDDLLKLLAETVVNLGIKTNRAEIATIKTAKAIAALNGRRRVSLEDLEKAMELALPHRLRDRPFQKSPQMRPPKPKDDSKQDHDHKGDHKHEHKKGKRSERRNQEPRSRGTGNLEQNFRSSEAKIPRIESKNFDGSEFKGYRSSRDVSVTVINFPKGIPVSYVPPKGEIRDVDFYNSVICAMLNGKKPPIKLDLNDIRVRVRKAKAPTLWVLLLDSSGSMAVQKRISIAKGIAEKLVENGYIKKSKMALIVAKGNQAEIFVPPTKNYWEVLEKIESVPTGGRTPLSSALYNLLLLANRERVKDRSVKVRAFLITDGKANVPLFGKRIKEEITELARALKKREIELTIYDTRGRGINPGLSYVPILEQVAGARVHKV comes from the coding sequence ATGGAGCCTCGTGAAAAACGATTAGTCTTCCCGTTCTCTGCAATAGTCGGGCAGGAAAAGGCCAAGCTGGCACTACTCTGTGTAGCCGTTAATCCACTGATCGGTGGTGTCCTGCTTAAGGGTGATAAGGGTACGGGAAAATCGACCCTGGTCAGGGCTCTGGCCAACGTTTTGCCCGAGATTGAAGTCGTGGCGGACTGTCCTTTCAACTGCAACCCGAGGAACCCGCTGGAGATGTGCGACAGCTGCTACGAGCGATACGAGAGGGGAGAAGAACTGCCAGTGGCAAAGAGGAAGATGCGCGTTGTGGACCTGCCCTTAAGCGTTACGATAGACAGATTAGTTGGAACAATTGACGTTGAGCGCTTTTTAAAAGAGGGCAAAAAAGCTCTACAGCCTGGAATACTCGCGGAAGCGAACAGAGGAGTTCTTTACATCGATGAGGTGAACCTTCTCGATGACTACATAGCCGATTCACTCTTAGATGCTGCAGCAATGGGATGGAACACGATAGAGAGGGAAGGGATTTCTTTCAGGCATCCGGCGAGGTTCATCCTGGTTGGAAGCATGAACCCTGAGGAAGGCGAGCTCAGACCGCAGATCCTCGACAGGTTCGGTTTATGCGTTGAAGTTTCAGCACCGATGGATCCGGAGGAGAGGATAGAGATAGTCAAGCGCGTTGAGGAGTTCCATGAAGACCCCATAAGCTTCTACAAAAAGTATGAGAGCGAAGAGAAGAAGCTCACGGAGAGGATCGTTAAGGCGAGGAGGATTCTGCCGAAGGTTGAGATAAGCGACGATTTGCTGAAGCTTTTGGCTGAAACTGTCGTTAACCTGGGAATCAAAACCAACAGGGCCGAGATAGCAACGATAAAGACGGCCAAGGCAATAGCTGCTTTAAACGGAAGGAGAAGGGTCTCACTGGAAGACCTGGAAAAAGCCATGGAATTAGCTTTGCCGCACCGCCTGAGGGACAGGCCGTTCCAAAAGTCACCCCAGATGAGGCCCCCAAAGCCTAAGGACGATAGCAAGCAGGATCACGACCACAAAGGCGATCATAAGCATGAGCACAAAAAGGGAAAAAGGAGTGAAAGGAGGAACCAGGAGCCTCGAAGTCGAGGGACTGGAAACTTAGAGCAGAATTTTCGCTCGAGCGAGGCTAAAATCCCGAGGATAGAGAGTAAAAACTTTGATGGAAGTGAATTCAAGGGATACCGCTCCTCGAGGGACGTCAGCGTCACGGTGATAAACTTTCCGAAGGGAATTCCCGTCTCTTACGTTCCCCCCAAAGGTGAAATAAGGGATGTTGATTTTTACAACTCGGTTATTTGCGCCATGTTGAATGGCAAAAAGCCCCCAATAAAGCTCGATTTAAACGATATCCGCGTTAGGGTCAGGAAGGCAAAGGCACCAACGCTCTGGGTTCTGCTCCTGGACTCAAGCGGAAGCATGGCCGTGCAGAAGAGGATAAGCATCGCGAAGGGAATAGCGGAGAAATTGGTTGAGAACGGCTACATCAAAAAGTCAAAGATGGCCCTGATCGTTGCGAAAGGTAACCAGGCGGAGATATTCGTTCCACCCACCAAGAACTACTGGGAAGTGCTTGAGAAAATAGAGAGCGTTCCGACTGGAGGGAGGACACCTTTAAGCTCCGCCCTCTACAATCTTCTGCTTTTGGCGAACAGGGAGAGGGTGAAGGACAGGTCTGTCAAGGTGAGGGCTTTTCTAATAACCGATGGAAAGGCGAACGTGCCGCTCTTTGGAAAGAGGATCAAGGAGGAAATAACGGAGCTGGCCAGGGCGCTGAAAAAGAGAGAGATTGAGCTCACGATTTATGATACGAGGGGAAGGGGAATAAACCCGGGCCTGTCCTACGTCCCCATCCTGGAGCAGGTTGCCGGGGCGAGGGTGCACAAAGTTTAA
- a CDS encoding ABC transporter ATP-binding protein, which translates to MGRALLVMVFSEEVPLYFLDEPTVGLDVQNRLKLWEMLRERAEEATIILTSHYLNEISSVCDRVLLLRGGRVVADGKPEEIAKDYLSGFISKIVAFEGVSLEGVVIRRAGRQVYLYARSKAEEREIIERLEELGVPFKREEVTIEDVFLVGGIGDGPD; encoded by the coding sequence GTGGGAAGGGCCCTCCTGGTGATGGTTTTCTCGGAGGAGGTTCCGCTCTACTTCCTCGATGAGCCGACCGTTGGCCTTGACGTCCAGAACAGGCTCAAGCTCTGGGAGATGCTCCGTGAGAGGGCTGAGGAAGCCACAATAATCCTCACCAGCCACTACCTCAACGAGATATCGAGCGTCTGCGATAGAGTGCTCCTCCTCAGGGGAGGGAGGGTGGTTGCGGATGGCAAGCCGGAGGAGATAGCGAAGGACTATTTGAGCGGTTTCATCTCGAAGATTGTAGCTTTTGAGGGAGTCTCCCTTGAGGGCGTCGTCATTAGAAGGGCTGGAAGGCAGGTCTACCTCTACGCGCGCTCCAAAGCGGAGGAGAGGGAAATCATCGAGAGGCTTGAGGAACTCGGAGTGCCCTTCAAAAGGGAGGAGGTAACCATAGAGGACGTCTTCTTGGTGGGTGGTATCGGTGATGGCCCTGATTGA
- a CDS encoding antitoxin family protein yields MEEIEAVYENGVFKPLKKPHLKEKEMVVIVVKEKVITKNFLKKLEEFSETLPKFQSPSKLLEEDRR; encoded by the coding sequence ATGGAGGAGATAGAGGCAGTTTACGAGAACGGTGTCTTTAAGCCGCTCAAAAAGCCCCATCTTAAGGAGAAAGAGATGGTTGTCATAGTCGTCAAAGAGAAGGTTATCACTAAAAACTTCCTTAAAAAACTTGAGGAATTCAGTGAGACCCTCCCAAAGTTCCAAAGCCCCTCAAAACTCCTTGAGGAGGACAGGAGATGA
- the guaB gene encoding IMP dehydrogenase — MGKFEQKLVNAIKGYTFDDVLLVPQATEVEPKDVDVSTQITPRIRLNIPILSAAMDTVTEWEMAVAMAREGGLGVIHRNMSIEEQVEMVKKVKRAERFIVEDVITIGPEETLDYALFLMERNDIDGLPVVGEDGRIIGIITKKDIAAKEGRLVREVMTRDVITVPEDIDVEEALNLMVENRIARLPVVDGDGKLVGIITVSDLMMRKKYRNAVRDENGDLLVAAAVGPFDLKRAKALDEAGVDVIVIDTAHAHNLKAIKAMKEIRNAVDADLIVGNTANPKAVDDLTFADAVKVGIGPGSICTTRVVAGVGVPQITAIAMVADRAQEYGIHVIADGGIRYSGDIVKAIAAGADAVMLGSLLAGTKEAPGKEVVINGRKYKQYRGMGSLGAMMKGGAERYYQKGHMKTRKFVPEGVEGVVPYKGSVSDVLYQLVGGLRSGMGYVGARNIEELKERGEFVIITQAGVKESHPHDIFITNEAPNYPVGK, encoded by the coding sequence ATGGGGAAATTTGAACAAAAACTTGTCAATGCAATTAAGGGCTACACCTTCGACGACGTTCTTCTGGTTCCGCAGGCAACCGAGGTCGAGCCGAAGGACGTTGACGTCTCGACACAGATAACGCCGAGGATTAGGCTCAACATCCCGATTCTCAGCGCGGCTATGGACACCGTCACCGAGTGGGAGATGGCGGTAGCGATGGCTAGGGAGGGCGGCCTTGGAGTGATCCACAGGAACATGAGCATCGAGGAGCAGGTCGAGATGGTAAAAAAGGTCAAGCGCGCCGAGCGCTTCATCGTCGAGGACGTCATAACGATTGGACCCGAGGAGACCTTGGATTACGCGCTCTTCCTGATGGAGAGGAACGACATTGACGGCCTTCCGGTGGTCGGGGAGGATGGGAGGATCATCGGAATCATCACCAAGAAGGACATAGCTGCGAAGGAAGGCAGGCTCGTGAGGGAGGTAATGACCAGGGACGTCATAACGGTTCCGGAGGACATCGACGTCGAGGAGGCCCTCAACCTTATGGTCGAGAACAGGATTGCCCGCCTCCCCGTGGTCGATGGGGACGGTAAGCTGGTCGGAATAATCACAGTGAGCGACCTCATGATGAGGAAGAAGTACAGGAACGCGGTAAGAGATGAAAACGGTGACCTGCTGGTTGCCGCCGCGGTTGGCCCATTCGACTTAAAGAGGGCCAAGGCCCTTGACGAGGCCGGGGTTGATGTTATAGTCATCGACACGGCTCATGCCCACAACCTCAAGGCGATAAAGGCTATGAAGGAGATAAGGAACGCCGTTGATGCCGATTTAATCGTCGGAAACACCGCCAACCCGAAGGCCGTCGATGACCTAACCTTCGCCGATGCCGTCAAGGTCGGGATAGGGCCAGGAAGCATATGCACCACGCGCGTTGTCGCTGGCGTCGGCGTTCCGCAGATTACCGCCATAGCCATGGTGGCTGACAGGGCCCAGGAGTACGGTATTCACGTCATCGCCGACGGAGGCATACGCTACTCTGGAGACATCGTCAAGGCAATAGCCGCTGGAGCCGACGCTGTTATGCTCGGTTCGCTCTTGGCTGGAACCAAGGAGGCCCCTGGAAAGGAGGTCGTCATAAACGGCAGGAAATACAAGCAGTACCGTGGCATGGGATCGCTTGGAGCCATGATGAAGGGCGGGGCTGAGAGGTACTACCAGAAGGGCCACATGAAGACGCGCAAGTTCGTCCCCGAAGGAGTCGAGGGGGTCGTCCCCTACAAGGGAAGCGTGAGCGATGTTCTCTACCAGCTCGTCGGTGGCCTGCGCTCGGGAATGGGCTACGTCGGGGCGAGGAACATCGAGGAGCTCAAAGAGAGGGGCGAGTTCGTGATAATAACCCAGGCTGGCGTTAAGGAGAGCCATCCGCACGACATCTTCATCACCAACGAGGCTCCAAACTATCCAGTCGGGAAGTGA
- a CDS encoding IGHMBP2 family helicase translates to MNLLRFINHLRELVELEREAEIDAMREEMRRLSGREREKAGRAILGLNGKIIGEEFGYKLVKYGREREIKTEISVGDLVVISRNDPLRSDLVGTVTEKGKRFLVVALESVPSWALRNVRIDLYANDITFRRQLENLEKLGKSGKRALEFLLGLGEPEESRSLKFEPFDRNLNESQRKAVSLALGSGDFFLIHGPFGTGKTRTLVELIRQEVERGNKVLATAESNVAVDNLVERLSGVELVRLGHPSRVSKHLKETTLAYKVENHPRYRRVREFRNRAERLAMMRDGLTKPTPQWRRGLTDREILRLAEKGIGTRGIPARKIKEMAEWIRINRKVQLLYDEAKKIEEGIVREIIENAQVVLATNSSAALEFLDGVEFDVAVIDEASQATIPSVLIPINRAKRFVLAGDHKQLPPTILSEEAKELSRTLFEGLIERYPAKAQMLEVQYRMNERLMEFPSREFYGGRIRADESVRNITLADLKVRRPGFGEPWDSILDPSEPLVFVDTSKHPEKWERQRKGSQSRENRLESALVKKIVERLMGMGVRPEWIGVITPYDDQRDLISSLLSEEVEVKTVDGYQGREKEVIILSFVRSNKKGELGFLTDLRRLNVSLTRAKRKLVVVGDSETLSVHPTYKRFIEFVRGNGIFIPI, encoded by the coding sequence ATGAACCTTCTGAGATTCATCAACCACCTCAGGGAGCTCGTGGAGCTTGAGAGGGAAGCAGAGATAGATGCCATGCGTGAGGAGATGCGCAGGCTCAGCGGGAGGGAGAGGGAAAAGGCTGGACGGGCGATTCTCGGGCTGAACGGGAAGATAATAGGTGAGGAGTTCGGCTACAAGCTGGTCAAATACGGCCGTGAGAGAGAGATAAAGACCGAGATAAGCGTCGGCGATTTGGTCGTGATAAGCAGGAACGACCCGCTCCGGAGCGACCTGGTGGGGACGGTCACCGAAAAGGGAAAGAGGTTTCTTGTGGTTGCCCTGGAGAGCGTTCCCTCTTGGGCGCTGAGAAACGTCAGGATAGACCTCTACGCCAACGACATTACCTTCAGGCGCCAGCTGGAGAACCTCGAAAAGCTGGGCAAGAGTGGAAAAAGGGCCCTAGAGTTTCTCCTCGGACTTGGAGAGCCGGAAGAAAGCAGGTCCCTCAAGTTCGAGCCTTTTGACAGGAACCTAAACGAGAGTCAGAGGAAGGCAGTAAGCCTGGCTCTCGGAAGCGGCGATTTCTTCCTCATTCACGGCCCCTTCGGGACTGGAAAGACAAGAACCCTCGTCGAGCTTATCAGGCAGGAGGTGGAGAGAGGAAACAAGGTCCTCGCCACGGCTGAGAGCAACGTTGCAGTGGACAACCTCGTCGAGAGGCTTTCTGGGGTTGAGCTTGTAAGGCTCGGGCATCCGTCGAGGGTCTCGAAGCACCTCAAGGAGACCACATTGGCATACAAGGTCGAGAACCACCCGCGCTACAGACGCGTGAGGGAGTTCAGGAACAGGGCAGAGAGGCTGGCTATGATGAGGGACGGACTCACCAAGCCGACCCCCCAGTGGAGGCGCGGGCTGACGGATAGGGAAATCCTAAGGCTCGCCGAAAAGGGCATCGGAACACGCGGGATTCCGGCGAGGAAGATAAAGGAGATGGCCGAGTGGATCAGGATAAACCGAAAAGTCCAGCTCCTCTACGACGAGGCAAAGAAGATAGAGGAGGGTATAGTCAGGGAGATAATCGAGAACGCCCAGGTCGTGCTGGCCACCAACTCCTCGGCCGCCCTCGAGTTTTTAGATGGGGTGGAATTCGACGTCGCGGTGATAGATGAGGCCTCCCAGGCAACGATTCCGAGCGTTCTAATTCCGATAAACAGGGCGAAGCGCTTTGTCTTAGCCGGCGACCACAAGCAGCTGCCGCCGACGATTCTGAGCGAAGAGGCAAAGGAGCTGAGCAGGACGCTCTTTGAGGGCCTGATAGAGAGGTATCCAGCCAAGGCCCAGATGCTCGAAGTCCAGTACAGGATGAACGAGAGGCTCATGGAGTTTCCGAGCAGGGAGTTCTACGGCGGAAGGATAAGGGCCGATGAGAGCGTGAGGAACATAACGCTGGCCGATTTGAAGGTGAGAAGGCCAGGGTTTGGGGAGCCCTGGGACTCGATTTTAGACCCAAGTGAACCGCTCGTTTTTGTGGACACATCCAAACACCCGGAGAAGTGGGAGAGGCAGAGGAAGGGATCCCAGTCGAGAGAGAACAGGCTCGAATCGGCGCTGGTTAAGAAAATCGTTGAGAGGCTCATGGGGATGGGCGTTAGGCCCGAATGGATTGGGGTCATAACGCCCTACGACGACCAGCGGGACTTAATAAGCTCGCTTTTGTCAGAAGAAGTCGAGGTCAAAACAGTTGATGGCTACCAGGGCCGGGAAAAGGAAGTTATCATCCTCTCATTCGTCCGCTCGAATAAAAAGGGCGAGCTAGGCTTCCTAACTGATTTGAGAAGATTAAACGTCTCGCTGACGAGGGCGAAGAGGAAGCTGGTAGTGGTTGGGGATTCCGAGACTTTAAGCGTTCACCCAACTTACAAAAGGTTCATCGAGTTTGTGAGGGGAAATGGGATCTTCATCCCGATTTGA
- a CDS encoding multidrug transporter has product MALIEYYAKALTKGKFALLSFAVQPISFIFIVYIVSGGRFLDRALAGAVVSFIVGVGIADLSIELVGMKARSKFYDIIMSLPGRNWRKALGISTGMSIPAIPYVLLLTLLLSWRLGLKAVPGIVFGIASLWLWSAGVGFLMGVKAREPLTVMRLSSLTVTALTVFPPVYYPSKILPERLAEVMNLLPTVSASQLMTGGSREAFGVSLFWAVFGALLLWRFRGLEE; this is encoded by the coding sequence ATGGCCCTGATTGAGTACTACGCCAAGGCCCTGACGAAGGGGAAGTTCGCACTGCTCAGCTTCGCAGTTCAGCCTATTTCCTTCATCTTCATCGTCTACATCGTAAGCGGGGGGAGGTTCCTCGACAGGGCCCTCGCCGGCGCCGTCGTAAGCTTCATAGTTGGTGTCGGGATAGCCGACCTATCCATCGAGCTCGTTGGCATGAAGGCCCGTTCAAAGTTCTACGACATCATAATGTCCCTCCCAGGAAGGAACTGGAGAAAGGCCCTCGGGATATCCACTGGCATGAGCATTCCCGCAATCCCTTACGTCCTGCTCCTAACGCTCCTCCTCTCATGGCGCCTCGGACTGAAGGCTGTGCCGGGGATTGTCTTCGGGATAGCGTCGCTCTGGCTCTGGAGCGCTGGAGTCGGCTTCCTCATGGGAGTCAAGGCGAGGGAACCGCTCACAGTGATGAGGCTCTCCAGCTTAACCGTTACCGCCCTAACCGTCTTTCCTCCGGTTTATTATCCGAGTAAAATCCTCCCGGAGAGGCTCGCCGAAGTGATGAACCTCCTCCCAACGGTGAGCGCATCCCAGCTTATGACTGGGGGGAGCAGAGAAGCGTTCGGGGTCTCGCTTTTCTGGGCGGTCTTTGGGGCGCTCCTCCTCTGGAGGTTCAGGGGGCTTGAAGAGTGA